ACGCTCTCTTAGACATAAGGGgacctaactcaaaaaagacgatttgtgggaattataaataaaaaaaggtttgaaaacaatataaaaggcTGTGACTTGGCAGTGGCGCCATAAGGGAGAATCTGTttctattttacaattttgtcTTCTTCTCCTCATAGGTTTATAGAGCATACTCTGGAAGGTgggttttttaacaaaatcaaaaagtatataaattttgagttaggtcacttagttctaagggtgcgatatCTCACAGCTTATCTAACATCAAGCTATTTGAAGATGTTAATGCAAGTCGTGTACCTCGTCATCGTCGGAGTCGTGTCCGGAGCCGCTGAGCgaggtggcggcggcgggcagCTCCAGGCGCGGCGACTCCGCCTTCCACCTCTTCGAGCGGCGCACGGACTGCCGAAGCTCCTCGGCGTCCATCGCGTTCACCATGAACTCTCTGCCAACAAGAAGCTCAATAAGCGAAACATAACTAACCTAGATTTATTAATCAGTGATTATAATGGCCATTATGTGAATTTGCTATACAAAACAAGGCATTCCTTGCTTCGCATTTCATTCAATTTTaggtacataatttaattaaaaaaaagttcgtGCCGTCATCAAGACGTCTTACCAACCAATGGTCTCTCTCCTCTCCTACAAGTGCCACAACAGTATTTTCCTAAATCGTTCCAGCCTTTACAAAAACTTTAACTtatcgaaataataataatatcagctctgttgtactgtcccactactgggcacgggcctcctctactactgaggggttaggccttagtccaccacactggccttgtgcggattgctagacttcacacaccttcaaaattcctataaataacttttaaggtatgcaggttttctcaagatgtttttcttcgccgttaaagcaaatgataattcacaaagaatttacatataaattaagaaaagtcagagctgtCGAAATTAACACCTAGAAATCCTGCGCTGATCTGAGCTCATAAAGTGGTGTAGATGGAACTTACCCAGGCGTCTCGTCATCATTATTGCCAGGGTAGTAAGTGGGTCTGTTGCCTCGCTCCGACGAGGACGTCCGTTCCCCGTCAGATATGTCTTCGATGTCACCGTCGTGTTCCGTCGACTCTTGGTCCTGCAACGAATGAGTTGTTGAATGAGTTATATGACAAGGAATGAACGAATGGATACCTCACAGATGAATGATGTTATAATCTATCTATCAATATGCTTTTatatcagtttttttataaataaatgaaaaataataaaaaagctttaTATACGTGTTATGAATTtagataacaaaataaataatatgcattCATACACCAAACAGTCATTTGATCTAGATCATTCTCTTTGAAAACAAAATGCTTGAATGAAGTTAAcagctataaataatattattaattgttcatGAACGTCTGTACATAAACGACTATTAGGTGTACACTGTGTTTGGTGGGAGCCAAAGAATTATGGATCATATGTAAATATCGATATCTGTGATGGAACTACCAAATAACATTTGaatgaaaaaatgtaatatattaatcaaattaatatattagatataataatgaaatttataaaacacgtattaatgttgtttattttctaagtttaaataatcatacaataaatataataattactatttattcaACCAACACAGATAATTAACGatttttccaattatatttttgtttacttgaTCCAAAATTCTTTGACACAAGACTAAAAAGAGTTGGCGCATTCTGTTAACACACATATAGCAATGGcgaattaatttgtttgtatgtagTGGTATGCTgactaaataataaacaagattTAATAATTCACTTCCTGTaacgaattaattttattataatacattttttgcatgtattttttagaacttcACATACgatttaaatacttatacagTATACACACTGGTCTGATGGACGCCTatccataaataatagcaataacaATTTTCTTTGGAAATCCAAATGACTACACTTACCACTACATACTTTTATACTCGTCATACTAAACCTATAGTCTATGCTATCATACGCAACCCTTTACCagcagtttattataaatatcgaaCCTCATATTTAAAACTGCCAAGTGACGAATCGTCAGTGTGGTGTCGACTCCGTGGGTCCACGATTCGATTCTTGGACAAGTTTAATGTCACCTATTGTGAACAACATAAaggaaattaacaaaacaaacttaaaattttgataagaCAGGTCGAGCCGTGCTGTTGGGAGAAAATCATTGaggatttgttttaaaatgatatattgtAACAGGCTAGTATTCGACTACAAATGTCCAAGCCGACCCCTTTGGATTGCTTGATGATGAACATTTTTTAACATCAATATCATTgacaatttcaaattattaccTTTATATCTATCTAGTattctatagttttttttaattatagtaaattaaaaatgtatggaaactttttttattatcaccAATGAAAACTCAAacacaaaaaattcaaatgttcTATAATCattcatttttgataaatatatgtaacataaatatCAGATGGCTAGAGTGGGGATTTTGCCCTCCAATGTACCCATATTCGTATATCAATTATACATGTCACATGTAGACCAGAGATGACAACGCGGCTCGaccgatttttataaaatccccaaaaaataaataaaacttaatgataaacaaaaaaacaagcaGTGCATAACTTAAGCATAAAGCATACTTATTAAaagcttaatatatttttacagccGCTTCGCATTTACTGCATGGTGACACAAACAGCTTAAAACAAGCAAACtagttttttctttatacaaataaataagtctAAAGCAAATCACTAACAAGACGGTAAGCGACGATATTCAACTGCcccaatgtaaattaataacattattttcaccACGATTCCCTCACAATAACAGTAACAATGCCACTAATTTGGTTTTTTCTATTGCAGTAGGCATGCTTTTTGCGTTCTACGGCAAACTTCATTACAATATGCAAACGTGTCGTAATGTATTAAAAACTATGACAACTACTCCGAGATCTACAACCAACGAAGGAAGAGTAATCCTTTTTTTGACTTTTTGATTGACAAATTTTATCTACCATTACCATGTTTTACACTGACTCTTTGCAGTATTGAATTTAAATGGGAAATAActacaatgtaattttttttaaaagtactaaaaaaagAACCGCCTAAAGTGAATTATAAGGGGACGCAGGCCATAATCTAATTACTTCTgttataatcaattttaatatatgaacatataaaaaaacacagatGATATGATGTTCTGAAAAATATTGACAGCGTAGCACACATCACAAGTAGCACACACAAGCAGTGACGTAACGTGCAACAAACTGTTGCATGTACCATGGTGCGATTGTAGCCTTgtaacaaaacataacaaaacgtaacaaaatgcaacaaaaaaaaaataaaaaaaacaacaaaacctTCTCGACCCTCGGCGATATAGTCAATATATCGTACGTCTTTCGTATGGTCGCGTCAAAATTGCGAAACAACGCCTCGACGCGCGGCAGTTGGGACAGATTCAGCGATTTCGGCCGCTAGTGTAACAGCACCGCAACCAATCAGTTACAGGGTAGACAGGGGTGTAGACGGTACAAGTTTTAATAATgctgaataattataatcgtaaTGATAAGTAACGGAACCAATaccgaatattttttgttatacagtgcaaaataatatagaatgcTTAAGAAAACTGAAGTTAAGCgattaataactaaaacaaaaaaaatgatataaaataatacttgtaCCGTCCACAAGGAAAggaaaaatatacacaaaaaaataaaccatataagtaaaaatattaataaaaaaaaaagaaaaaattaaattgatcgGAAAACCTTCTATTCTTAGCATAACATTCCCGTAATATGTTTCTGATATACCTTAATCATATTTAGCGAATATACCAATAATGTTCCTatataagaaaaaacaattgttgtTACAAGGAAATTTTCCGATCAATGACAATTAACATGTTGTGCACGCATAAACCTCCACCACAAACCAAAACCATTTGTGAGTGATTACACAAGGACATATGATTATTACATAGATATCATTGTTTACATAGACCAGTGTGGTCAATAAAACGCGTCTAATTCGACGATTTTTCCGCTTGTAAGTGCATTAGCTACACCTCAGCCTACCTCTTCAGGGACAATAGCGGAAATATTTCTTCTATCGGAAGTTATTTTTTCCAACTTTTaatttcgatttttaaataaaacagaattgcCGTTTTTTGTATTAAGTTCTAAGCTGTTAATCATTAGATTAACACCTTAGAACTCAACGTACAATGTGTTCATGGTTATGTAAACaattatatctaatttattaacatttatacatTGTCATGGCTGTGTTGAAatgacaatttttattattttaaaaccattaagaAGGTAGTAACTAAAATCGTCAATAATTGAGTTGACACACTGTATGAAAGGCAATTACAATcaacaaatcaattaaaaaaaaaatacatttctatatagcggaatttaatttttctgtttacagtatacaaattttaatcttAAGCGTGGTTTGGCTAGAAAGAAAGTCAAtcataaaagcaaaatattaaataaatatggggCGATTTTACCCAAGCCACTCTATTCacagaaatttaattaagaataaaacaaaactctaTTTACAACTCTTCTTAATATGCATACCTACACCAACCCCCCTCCCTCCGCCCCGTAACAAACATTTCAACACAGCCACTCCCCCACTCCCCCACTACCCCACTACAGTACTAGCAGACTTTTACAGTACGCATACCTGCTTCCCCATCGGTTGgtcttttcttttttcaataaatcgTGTGTCGGTGCCACTGTCTAACGAACTGTCTTTGGAGCCGTCGGAGTCGACGCGtttttctagaaaaaaataaatacattatcaaTAATGAAAATGCAACTTAGAAGCTGAAATAAGTGATGATTCTATGATGGTCAGAATTACCACTAGTCATACAGCATTGTACACTACAGGCATTGTAGATCTCATAGTCACTAAAAAACAAAGTGcaaagtaaaataacatttttgcggttacaattttatattattgattaggTGATATTCGTAGAGGttcaaatttcattttttcCTCCTTAAAGTTTAGCAATGCCCTTCAAAGTACTGTGAGTACATTTTACTAATGGGCGACGATGATCACTCACTATCGGACGATCTCGCTTTcttcagctataaaataaactagCATTTTTTAGGCTAACCGCAcactagtttaaataaataagcaataaaatatggAACCTGGTGCGGGGTTGATTCTGGTGGCCCACTTGCCCCTGGCGGGCGGGTCGGGCGCGGGGGACTCGGGCGCCGCCAGCTCGTCGCCGAGGCTCTTCTTGGCCCACGATGGCAGCCGCCCTATTCGTAGTCTACAAGTACAACAAAAGGTATACATGttcaattactttaatattgacTGAACAGAAATATCTTTTGTTACTGGGAATTTTTGTCCGATATGGCCATCAGCTCGCCCCATAGGGGCCgttaagtattacgtaacgcaatttggaagGGTGGGGGGCCATGTAAAACGTTAAGATGCATTACAGCCgcgggagggggggggggttcaAACAACACGTTATTtcacattggatttttttattttaaaacaataacaaaggtatttgaGCGATTTTCCGTTACTTTGCGAAATtccggaaaatcgctaaaataccttccGGTAATTTTAGAATTAGATAACTTTTTTttggcgtacaggaaaacgttacggcgcgttacataggGGGGTGGcagggtcaaaaatcttcaaaaattgcgttacgtttTACTTGAACGACCCCTAATACATCGTGggaaatacacacggcgaaaagtgggtgcactagttcacacctttgcctaccctaTTAAGGATAAAAAGCTTGAATAAGTGTATGTAGGTACAATATTAGCaaacaattatttcaaaattcaaatatgaaAGAAGACACTGTTTGCTTTCATTTTTCTCTATCACACAATATGTTACAATACTCACGTGTAGTCAGGTACTTGCGGCGCTGTGAACTTGTCGGGCGGCAGGTCCCGTGGCGGCGAGCCCCACTGAGACTCGCTCTCGCTCTCCAATCCCGATGTACCATTGCTAGCGCCTGACACTTTCCTATACGcaacattacatttataaatgtaattctcaataaataaaatgaagctTGCGGTGTTTCGAATATAACTAATCGAAGAAAAGACAGATCGTTATATATAACCTATTACAATTCCAAATCATGTATATATCAAGCCTAGTTCAGTACATAATCTTTATGAATAGaagcaataatttaaatgagtCGTGTGCAATATGAACACAGTACAATATAGTGTGTACAGCGTGTACTCACTTGCCCTGCCGGATGGCCTGCTGCGCGAGGCGCGCGCGCATGGTGACGACCATGTCGTGCGGCACGCGCCACACGAAGATGCAGCCGTCGCCAGACCCCGACACCAGGTACTGGCAGTCCGGCGTGAACCTGACAATACATCCACAATTAGTTATGACatgttaaagtaattttaaattgagttttatatatttttaaagaatcttTAAAATAGcgagtaaaaaaataactaattaaaattataatagacaagTTAAAACTCCTAATCGGATTATTTTACAGATGAAGCTGTGGACAAGAGCATTATTCTCAgtgttatatttcttaatactCACTTAAGCCCAGTTACAATTTCTGAATGTCCAAACATGGTCGCCATGCACTCGCCCGAGTAGTAATCGTAAACGCTCAGAATCTTGTCCGTACTTGAGGTCGCGAGGTATATGCCGCTGTTGTCAAGCGCCACCTGGTGATACAAAAAGCATTACTTTAACAATAGTCACCGCCCCTGATGGTTAGTATAGGTAACACTCAATGTAATTGTTAGAGAAAAAATTGTgcagcaaaataattataatttcggTCCGTTTTAACGAATGTAAGCCATTTGATCAGAAGAAGTCTCTAAGCCAGGTTACTTTGAACAGTCATAATTCAAACGTTACGTATCACCAAACTATATAATACAGACCTTGATAAGTGTCCCGTCTTCAGCGGTGGTGCCTCTGAAAGTCTTCGTATGCCTGCCGTGAGCCGCACTGTACACTCTTACGTTACGATCCTGCAATACAATCAATAGTAAGCTTTATTCCCTCGTCCTAGAACTCTTATCTatgaaatttaaacaataaaacaaacctGACAAGCGGTTAGTATGTGTCTGCCGCCAGCGTCGACTTCCATGTCGTACAACGTGGTCCGACCCGAAACGTTCTGACCCCTGGCGAACTGATAACTGCCGTCTTGCGTCTGTAATTAAATCTCTAATTAACTCTGTAATTAAGAAATCACACTGTTATACGCCACGCCAGGACACATTTAATTTATGAGTTGTGATGAAAAAGGAATTATCTTAAACGAGCCTTGACGGACATTTAATCCTACCCTACTATTATCGAGTGCGTATGCGCACATACAACAAACACGATCATTACATAACCGTCGTCACTCACAGATCTCAACTGCCTGAAGAGTATAGTCTTGTCGGCGCCGCACGAGACCATCTGCAGTCCGCCGCTGGACATGATGAACCGCACCGCCGTGATGGACGACGAGTGCTCGTCCAGCGTCTGCAGGATCTGGTAGCCCTGGAAAGAACAATCAATGTTtagttatttaagtaaataactCGAGATGGTTAGCATTGCGATTGAACTATAAAtttttactttcaaatattACGTAGTGGAGTACTAGGCTCGTCGCTTTAAGACATTGAATGATATAAGTCACACTGCCATTAACTTATACTGGCTACGATGTCACACAAATCAGaatactacaatattttacattgctTCTTAGGGTAGAAAATATCAATAGTACCTACTAGAGATATTTTATATGAGATCCACCTAGTACCTAGCTCTCAGGTTTCTAGCATACGCAAGAAAATATATGTGCTACCGACGCACCAGGTGTTTCTAAAGTTGGTGCGTCCTACACATTGGGCACTGCCGCATCTACTTACATTATCCACATTGAAGACGTGTATGAGCCGATCCCTGGACGCCGAGGCCAGCAGCCTCGGCCCCGAGGGCGGCGAGTACTCGAGCGCCAGCACCTCGGCGTCGTGAGCCTCCAGCGTGTGGAGCAGcgtggcggtggcggcggccGAGCTGTCGGCGGCGGCCTGTAGCGCGTGCACCCACACGTTGCCGGCGCGGTCGCCCGCCGCCACGTGCCGCCCGTCCGGGGATGCGCGCACGCATCTGGAATTAAAcattagaaattaaatataaaatcaactatttaaaatgttatttctttaGTATCTGTACTATAAAacgcaaaataaaacaattttcgtgTATTATCGTAGTATTAAATGACGCGTGCCATTTCCTGTGTCGAGCGCAACTTAATTAATTACGAGACGTATTCACTCACCTGACTCCGATTTTGTCGTCGTATGATTTCGCTTTGTCCTTGTCATTCGTGGCCGTGAGATCGACGTCCTTCAAAAACTTCAATTCGGGGTCTATGTACAATACTTTGTTTAATTCCTGAAAGTGAAAACATCGGAATGATTGGCGATGgtaaacattgaaaaaaaaattaatatttacagtgGTATTATGTAAATAGCACCACCTCAATAAAACCAATCTTATTATGTGTAGACAGAGTTTACTTTGCTCTTTAAACCGTACAATGACGTCACGTCACCGTACGTCATCGTTTAAACTCACGTTGCTGTATATGTTCTGCGGCTGCGGCGTCGCCAGCCTCCAGAGCCTGACGGTGTCGTCGCTGGAACACGTTATGAAGGTACCGCCGGACGCCGACACCATATCCACCCCCCATATACACGCCGAGTGGTATAGCGCGGAGTGGGATTTCCCCACCTGTGAAGACGAGCATGGTATTAAAAGTCGGcgataaatatcgataatttgAGCTAGAGTAAGCAATATTGTGTAGTTAAATTATCGACAAATTATTTTGCTTactcataatatataatgtcgACCATTGTACGCTCGATTAAAAGCGTCTCAAATTAATAGCATAatcaaaatgtgttttattttaaatttaattgaatctTAATCTGGCTTGCACGACAATTTACTGAATGTTCAAcactaaacacatttaaaatctCGTGCTATCACTGTTATACATTAGGAGTTCAAGAAGATAGCAacatgattaaaatttatttatcgttaATCAAATTTAGTCATTGTGGATACTAGTTTTTAGACCATTTTCCTATACACCAACACACCTATACACCCACTCACCCGCTTTATATCCCTGACGTCCCACACGTAAAGGCTGTGGTCATTGTAGACGGCCGTCAGCTTGTGGTTTCGTTCGTCGTACGTCAGCGCCACCGCGTCCGGATACCGGGCTTGCGACGGCTGACGGAACATGTGACTGcggaaagaaatattaatattaaatatttgaatgttaatAAGAAGTAAACTTAGTAACCGCTGAAAGTACttgtataaaatttggtacatgAATAAACAATATCCTAAATTAACATACTGGTTCCTTTTCATCTTAGAAATTTCCTACCGTGGGACATTTTtaactgattttttaaataggcaACACGTTTGTCACACGTGGCGCTATGAATTGCTACAGTGTTTTAGGATTTTTTGCAGTGAGAAAGAGCTTTCACGGGGGCGAAGTCGCCAGCAACATCTAGTCAATTATAAAATTGGTCTAACATTGCTCTATCAACATCACTGAGAGCCATACACGCCTCTCTTGTGCATAGTCACATTTGATTATAAGAGGGGCTATTTCATCGATCTTTATTGAAGTAGTGCGATTCCTTTCAAAATCGCCATAATAGAGACAAAGCCAGTTCCAGTATTGGGATAGATTAGTTGAAGTACTGACCTAATATTGACCCCTTGCGCAACGTCGACCCCTAGATAATGCGTTCGTGGCAGCGTAGTGATGTACTGCAACGTGTCCGGAGCGAAACACCGCACTATGCCTTCGGCGCAACCCACGAATATGTAGttagagcctatcgccatgcaGTTAGCTGATGTTGTCTGAaaaaagattaaattattttttgtgttactcGTTAATTATAAGTAGTCGGTATCTCTGTACTTTATTTGTGCAAGTCGCGACAAACTAAAAATTACTCAATGTTTTTATCGACAAAATACAGCCCTCTCGTTTGTAATCTAGTTAGTGAATGCTCATCAACAGATGTCGCTACGTTCACTCcgttcttaaaaaaaataaataactagatGGCGCTACCGATCCTAGTCTTATGTTTAAACCGTCAAAACAATATTCCAGAAGTAACCACCAGTAATAACACATTCGTCGCTGTATATTAGAAATCCCATTATAGTGACCCAAGTTCTTGTTCTGGGTTCAGCCTGTCATGTATAACCGGTTTCAAACAGGGCGGCGTATTTTatcaactggcgagggataatcgtctctcgtcagtccattgaccatcagatgtagtggaGTGACTTTTCAGTGACCGTGTAAAAAAGAATTCGCTCACAAGATGTCAGAATATGGTCCGTACCCTCAACTCAACCCATTTGTCGAGCAGCCGCCGGCTGTTGAACTCGCAGAGCAGGCCGCCGCGCGTGATCGCGTACGTGCTGTCCGCGGCGAGCCCGCGCCCGCACACCACGTCGCAGAACTCGTTGTCCTTCTGCTCGCCGAGGATCGCCGACCGGCCCATCAGCGGCACGGGCTCTTTGAACTGGAACGAAGCAGAAAATAATGAGATATTTTATGGATGTTGAAGTGGTCTTGAAACTATGAACAACAGCAGCAAGAGCTATTTGAAAGATTCTTTAAAAAGCAACCATAGAATTTTAAGCGAAGATAGCTCAACTACTAGTAACGCTCTGTCGTGGTATTCCTTTTTGGTATCCATccataaagttaaaaatatgtaacaacaaTATTTCATCGAATCGGCTCAATGACTGACAGCAAACACGGCACTTGGTTTAGCTGTCCATAgcgactataataatattattacttcgaCTGCTTCGAAATTTCGAGCGCGTTGAATATCACAGTcgaaatatagaataatatgtCTATCTTTGATGACGCACTCACCTTAGCATTTCTGGAATACTCCAGGTACCAGAACTTGACATGCCTGAACCCGACTGTGACGAAGTAGTTTCCATTCTCCGAAAAACTAACTGCTTTCACACGTGATGATACCTGCAATGTATAATAGaccaattaatgtttttaatcgatacaaattttaataataatcaatactaATCCTCTATCTTTTAACATGCTTCCAACCCCAGACGTTACTTTAACAGCTATCACAGGACtcattcaaaattttacaaagtatacGCTGAGCTATGCGCTGCACCCCTTTTAGTACACATTGTGGTTCAGACCGAGTCCCAGATTCCAGTATATATTTCATGAATGGAACTTCGTTTAGTAAACGTTTTATATCGAATCATTTAGTATGTTTTACCTATAACATAAATACTAAGCATACCAATAAGTACATTTTATCTAAACtataaataccaaaaatttCGTATGGTTTACCTTATTACTGGCCAATTTGAGGTTCGCCCGCCAGTCCCACACATTAACGATCATGTCATGCTGCGAACCGACGGACACCAGGTACTTTGACGACGTGGAAAATGCCTgagaacaataaacaaaaaattaaaaagaaaacgaaataaaaatcttgtaataaataattagtagttttattaatttttcctATAACAGAacagaataattaaaacataataatatactggTGTATAGGCCTAGCATTTCAGGCTGTATGCTACCAATTCCTTTGTCATTTGCATTTAGTAAGTCACGTTTTAACTTAACGattgtttacatattaaaaaaagaaaagtcttgatataaaaaagtaattagtGGATATCGGATACATACCACACAACTGACTCCATGGGTGTGTCCTGGAAACTCTGCAATTTGCACCGCACCCGACGCGGTTGGATCCTGAAATAAGAATACATGGGTTAGAAAAATCTTGACATACTCGGCTATGTAgaatttcaaatttgttttcctacttattatcaatttaatattgggttcttaatgattatttattttattttcctaattataattgaaggtATAATTTCGCTTGTCTTCCGTCTCAACGCTAGGTGTCGTTAGTTATTGACTTTTAAGTAATACTTATCGTTAGTATTCTAAATTTATTAGTATACAGGGATTATTCAAACGAGTTAAAATCTAGCCGGCGATCGTGAAAATTAAGCCCAATCATTTTTTTCACCATATTTCAAAACATGTAGACTGTAACGTCAGCCATATCAAAGTGAGTGAGCAAGGCAATCTTTCGATTCCCGCCGCTAGATGTCGCTAACCTGCAGGTCCCACACACGCACGGCAGGCGCGTGCCCGCACTCGCCGGTCGCCAGGTACCTGCCGTCCGGCGAGAACGCGACGCAGGTAACGCTCTTGCGCGACGAGTTCAACACGTGCGACTGGCGGTTCTTGCGCACGTTGTACAGTACCACC
The sequence above is drawn from the Manduca sexta isolate Smith_Timp_Sample1 chromosome 28, JHU_Msex_v1.0, whole genome shotgun sequence genome and encodes:
- the LOC115456183 gene encoding mitogen-activated protein kinase-binding protein 1 isoform X5 codes for the protein MEAGFIPVGSGGGSAAPPHSSVVAPPANVVRAPGLKRGKMEEAITDRIKLETVLGLTVNSNAALDCDPNTELVAYPAGCTVVLYNVRKNRQSHVLNSSRKSVTCVAFSPDGRYLATGECGHAPAVRVWDLQDPTASGAVQIAEFPGHTHGVSCVAFSTSSKYLVSVGSQHDMIVNVWDWRANLKLASNKVSSRVKAVSFSENGNYFVTVGFRHVKFWYLEYSRNAKFKEPVPLMGRSAILGEQKDNEFCDVVCGRGLAADSTYAITRGGLLCEFNSRRLLDKWVELRTTSANCMAIGSNYIFVGCAEGIVRCFAPDTLQYITTLPRTHYLGVDVAQGVNISHMFRQPSQARYPDAVALTYDERNHKLTAVYNDHSLYVWDVRDIKRVGKSHSALYHSACIWGVDMVSASGGTFITCSSDDTVRLWRLATPQPQNIYSNELNKVLYIDPELKFLKDVDLTATNDKDKAKSYDDKIGVRCVRASPDGRHVAAGDRAGNVWVHALQAAADSSAAATATLLHTLEAHDAEVLALEYSPPSGPRLLASASRDRLIHVFNVDNGYQILQTLDEHSSSITAVRFIMSSGGLQMVSCGADKTILFRQLRSTQDGSYQFARGQNVSGRTTLYDMEVDAGGRHILTACQDRNVRVYSAAHGRHTKTFRGTTAEDGTLIKVALDNSGIYLATSSTDKILSVYDYYSGECMATMFGHSEIVTGLKFTPDCQYLVSGSGDGCIFVWRVPHDMVVTMRARLAQQAIRQGKKVSGASNGTSGLESESESQWGSPPRDLPPDKFTAPQVPDYTLRIGRLPSWAKKSLGDELAAPESPAPDPPARGKWATRINPAPEKRVDSDGSKDSSLDSGTDTRFIEKRKDQPMGKQRPKSLNLSQLPRVEALFRNFDATIRKTYDILTISPRVEKVTLNLSKNRIVDPRSRHHTDDSSLGSFKYEDQESTEHDGDIEDISDGERTSSSERGNRPTYYPGNNDDETPGEFMVNAMDAEELRQSVRRSKRWKAESPRLELPAAATSLSGSGHDSDDDELDENELKQPLNSAKLDVSQQGCGPTPAPRYTSKGRGPKWRQVSTPSGDNADRNPLSGSCESIDTAGRREKYIKSAFDSLSGVEMDTTLTGGHTSLSAQHLSRAPAPRAAPGAGPAPAPSPAPRSKPLDPEAARRREELNRRILETRRQLESVAFRSNLKSSQSTTDLSYIPEKDNSRRARPVSMAIPSNSRPYGQSSKPSTPQGGNSSKSPGGFARPAPRYSNKSNMTRSSSVGVLNQSDSESDPQPSRQQPPRAQGLMRPTISSMNKAAANTARRRGLANAYSAVNLNTGAHEESSSEADERADKAQRSDNQRRIGRSGSERDLSAKAREVTARLTANTRQRAKPEQATDANLSSSSQLCSALTEQLTKTACKVVQLYASLQREPNAAADISGLEAAILETQKVLRSAVNRPQNGGDALSSLSSTDGDYRGLNVDSTRQKLEHLVSKESTGAGNPAMSLIEQYSDILLNMMQSKMVNQFPSSPHSLPPNTREPGGDS